From a single Vallitalea longa genomic region:
- a CDS encoding response regulator transcription factor — MIKMMIVDDEPLIRKGFTITIDWESYGIVIVGEAANGKEALVKIEKLEPDIIVTDIKMPIMDGIDLSKEITKKYSDIKIIILSGYNEFEYAQQILKTNACDYLLKPVNVEELIKLVIKLKGEIIKHKEKKEIINKKDKLIECYKDDIKSKILKDILIPNYSSSNDILEQAKFIGLDLEGESYCVFIVKMDMEVAKGQRYLTKKQKDIGNLIRDILQIYNFKGFICYTHYNFLACILVNNKELKNAYIQFYENLKDNLSKSIEEKFCIGVGTICNNIHEISDSYKNAKYVLDNLTFLGKNSVVFYDNKDSNINKYKKIVKVAIDYVYANYDRNITLAQVAEFVLISPNYFSKIFKEETNKNFIDWLNELRIHKAKNLLKDPLLKIYEVAEKVGYSDYKYFSYNFKKYTGISAKDYREKNN, encoded by the coding sequence ATGATAAAAATGATGATTGTAGACGATGAACCGTTAATTAGAAAAGGATTTACTATAACTATTGATTGGGAATCTTATGGAATTGTTATTGTTGGGGAGGCAGCTAATGGGAAGGAAGCTTTAGTAAAGATTGAGAAATTAGAACCTGATATAATAGTTACTGATATAAAAATGCCTATTATGGATGGTATTGATCTGTCAAAAGAAATAACAAAAAAGTATAGTGATATAAAGATAATAATATTAAGTGGTTATAATGAATTTGAATATGCACAGCAAATCTTAAAAACTAATGCATGTGATTATTTATTGAAACCTGTTAATGTGGAGGAATTAATAAAACTTGTAATTAAGTTAAAAGGTGAAATTATAAAACATAAGGAAAAAAAAGAAATTATTAATAAAAAAGATAAATTGATAGAATGTTACAAGGATGATATTAAATCAAAAATTCTAAAAGATATATTAATACCCAATTATAGTAGTTCTAATGATATATTAGAACAAGCAAAATTTATTGGATTGGATTTAGAAGGTGAAAGTTATTGTGTATTCATAGTTAAAATGGATATGGAGGTTGCTAAGGGCCAAAGATATCTTACTAAGAAACAAAAAGATATTGGTAATTTAATAAGGGACATTCTACAAATATATAATTTTAAAGGATTTATATGCTACACACATTATAATTTTTTGGCATGTATTTTGGTAAATAATAAAGAACTTAAAAATGCATATATTCAATTCTATGAGAATTTAAAAGATAACCTTTCTAAAAGTATAGAAGAAAAATTTTGTATTGGTGTTGGGACAATATGTAATAATATTCATGAGATAAGTGATTCCTATAAAAATGCAAAATACGTTTTGGATAATTTAACTTTCTTAGGTAAAAATTCAGTAGTTTTTTATGATAATAAGGATTCTAATATAAATAAATATAAAAAAATAGTTAAAGTAGCAATAGATTATGTTTATGCCAATTATGATAGAAATATAACTCTAGCTCAAGTCGCAGAGTTTGTTTTAATATCTCCGAATTATTTTAGCAAAATTTTTAAAGAAGAAACTAATAAAAATTTTATCGATTGGTTAAATGAATTACGTATACATAAAGCTAAAAATTTATTAAAAGATCCATTACTTAAAATATATGAAGTGGCTGAAAAAGTTGGATATAGCGATTATAAATATTTTTCTTATAATTTTAAGAAATATACAGGGATTTCTGCAAAAGATTATAGAGAAAAAAATAATTAA